One Algibacter sp. L3A6 genomic region harbors:
- the serC gene encoding 3-phosphoserine/phosphohydroxythreonine transaminase yields the protein MKKHNFSAGPSILPQSVLLKASEAIVDYNNTGLSLIEISHRSKEFVDIMENARALALELLGLEGKGYKALFLQGGASTQFLMVAMNLLEKRAGYLNTGAWSAKAIKEAKKLDDIYEVASSADANYNYIPKGYDVPSDYDYFHCTSNNTIFGTQMKSFPKTSVPMVCDMSSDIFSRVIDYSQFDLIYAGAQKNIGPAGTTLVVIKEDILGKVSRDIPSIMDYKLHIKAGSMFNTPPVFPVYTTMLTLEWLKGLGGVAAIAEENEKKSRLMYSEIDLNPLFKGFAAKDDRSMMNATFNLTNDNLKETFETMLKEAGISAVNGHRSVGGYRASMYNALPLDSVKALVEVMSELEAKA from the coding sequence ATGAAAAAACATAACTTTAGTGCAGGACCAAGTATTTTACCTCAAAGTGTATTATTAAAAGCTTCCGAGGCTATAGTTGATTACAATAATACAGGTTTATCTTTAATCGAAATATCACACAGAAGTAAAGAATTTGTTGATATTATGGAAAATGCTAGAGCTTTAGCTTTAGAATTATTAGGTTTAGAAGGTAAAGGTTATAAAGCATTATTTTTACAAGGTGGCGCAAGTACACAGTTTTTAATGGTAGCTATGAATCTTTTAGAAAAAAGAGCAGGTTATTTAAACACTGGAGCTTGGAGTGCCAAAGCTATTAAAGAGGCTAAAAAATTAGATGATATTTACGAAGTAGCATCTTCTGCCGATGCAAATTACAACTATATCCCTAAAGGTTACGATGTTCCTTCGGACTATGATTACTTCCATTGCACATCAAACAATACTATTTTTGGAACACAAATGAAATCGTTTCCAAAAACAAGTGTACCTATGGTTTGCGACATGAGTAGTGATATCTTTTCTCGTGTTATAGATTATTCTCAATTCGATCTTATTTATGCTGGAGCTCAAAAAAACATAGGCCCTGCAGGAACAACTTTAGTTGTTATTAAAGAAGATATTTTAGGGAAAGTATCTCGCGATATTCCATCTATCATGGATTACAAATTACACATCAAAGCGGGTAGTATGTTTAACACGCCTCCTGTATTCCCTGTTTACACAACTATGTTAACCTTAGAATGGTTAAAAGGTTTAGGTGGTGTTGCAGCTATTGCAGAAGAAAACGAAAAGAAATCTCGTTTAATGTATTCTGAAATCGATTTGAATCCATTATTTAAAGGTTTCGCCGCTAAGGACGATCGTTCTATGATGAATGCAACCTTCAACCTTACAAACGATAACTTAAAAGAAACGTTTGAAACTATGTTGAAAGAAGCAGGAATTAGCGCTGTTAATGGTCACCGTAGTGTTGGTGGTTACCGTGCTTCTATGTACAATGCTTTACCTTTAGATAGCGTAAAAGCACTTGTAGAAGTTATGAGTGAATTAGAAGCGAAAGCTTAA
- the ychF gene encoding redox-regulated ATPase YchF: MKAGIVGLPNVGKSTLFNCLSNAKAQSANFPFCTIEPNIGVVNVPDPRLEKLEELVNPERVQPATVEIVDIAGLVKGASKGEGLGNQFLANIRETDAILHVLRCFDNDNIIHVDGNVNPIRDKETIDMELQLKDLETVDKKLDKVKRAAKTGNKDAQKEEAVLLKIKAALESGVSVRALEFSEEDDIEFVKPSQFITDKPVMYVCNVDEGSAVSGNAYVELVRETVKDENAEVLVLAVGTEADINELDDYEERQMFLADIGLEEAGAAKLIRSAYKLLNQQTYFTAGVKEVRAWTVDIGATAPQAAGVIHTDFEKGFIRAEVIGYEDFASYGSEAKVKEAGKMRVEGKNYIVKDGDVMHFLFNV, from the coding sequence ATGAAAGCAGGCATCGTAGGATTACCAAACGTAGGGAAATCGACTTTATTTAATTGTTTATCTAATGCAAAAGCGCAAAGTGCAAACTTCCCGTTTTGTACAATCGAACCTAATATTGGTGTGGTAAATGTGCCAGATCCACGTTTAGAAAAGTTAGAAGAATTAGTAAACCCAGAGCGTGTACAACCCGCAACTGTAGAAATAGTTGATATTGCAGGTTTAGTAAAAGGGGCTAGTAAAGGAGAAGGTTTAGGAAATCAGTTTTTAGCCAATATTCGTGAAACCGATGCTATTCTTCATGTTTTACGTTGTTTTGATAACGATAATATTATACATGTCGATGGTAATGTAAATCCTATTCGTGATAAGGAAACTATCGATATGGAGCTTCAACTTAAAGATTTAGAAACGGTTGATAAAAAGCTTGATAAAGTAAAACGTGCTGCTAAAACAGGAAATAAAGACGCTCAAAAAGAGGAAGCTGTTTTGTTAAAAATTAAAGCCGCGTTAGAATCAGGAGTATCTGTTCGCGCTTTAGAATTTTCTGAAGAAGATGATATTGAATTCGTAAAACCATCGCAATTTATTACAGATAAGCCAGTAATGTATGTTTGTAACGTAGATGAAGGTTCTGCTGTTTCTGGTAACGCTTATGTAGAGTTAGTGCGTGAGACGGTTAAAGATGAAAACGCAGAAGTTTTAGTTTTAGCTGTTGGTACGGAAGCTGATATTAATGAATTAGACGATTATGAAGAGCGTCAAATGTTTTTAGCAGATATTGGTTTAGAAGAAGCAGGAGCGGCTAAATTAATTCGTTCGGCTTATAAGTTATTAAACCAACAAACTTATTTTACAGCAGGTGTAAAAGAGGTTCGTGCTTGGACGGTTGATATAGGTGCTACGGCTCCGCAAGCGGCAGGTGTAATTCATACCGATTTTGAAAAAGGATTTATTCGTGCTGAAGTTATCGGTTATGAGGATTTTGCAAGTTATGGTAGCGAAGCTAAAGTAAAAGAAGCAGGTAAAATGCGTGTTGAAGGTAAAAACTACATTGTTAAAGATGGTGATGTTATGCATTTCTTATTCAACGTATAA
- a CDS encoding DMT family transporter, producing the protein MQTTKKFWSGIAIGVLGIVLFSSKAVMVKLAYKYQVDAISVLLLRMLFSFPFYVVIVIIYRNKVEGAILRNKDYAWVVFFGFVGYYLASYFDFVGLTYIKASLERIILFLYPTIVILLNRIFLKQTISKIQTIAIGLTYVGIIIAFSDEVNVSGIDAYLGGFFILLSAITYASYLVGSGWLIPKFGVIKFTAYAMLVSCFCVFIHYGFIGKMDLFGFTWEVYLLGFLIAVFATVIPSFLVSLSIKMISSSNFAIVAGIGPISTIILASIFLNESLTLLQFFGALIVIGGIVFMSIKSRKKD; encoded by the coding sequence ATGCAAACAACAAAAAAGTTTTGGTCGGGTATCGCTATTGGTGTTTTAGGAATTGTCCTCTTTTCTTCAAAAGCCGTTATGGTGAAATTAGCTTATAAATATCAAGTCGATGCTATAAGTGTTTTACTGTTGCGTATGCTATTTTCTTTTCCGTTTTATGTTGTAATAGTTATTATTTATAGAAATAAAGTAGAAGGTGCAATTCTTAGGAACAAAGATTACGCTTGGGTAGTTTTCTTTGGTTTTGTGGGCTATTATTTAGCAAGTTATTTCGATTTTGTTGGTTTAACGTATATAAAGGCGAGCTTAGAGCGTATTATTTTATTTTTATACCCAACTATCGTTATTCTGTTAAACCGCATCTTTTTAAAGCAGACAATCTCTAAAATACAAACCATTGCTATTGGCCTGACTTATGTTGGAATTATTATTGCTTTTTCTGATGAAGTGAACGTCTCAGGGATCGATGCTTATTTGGGTGGTTTCTTTATATTATTGAGTGCTATAACTTATGCCTCGTATTTAGTGGGTAGCGGTTGGTTAATACCTAAGTTTGGTGTTATTAAATTTACCGCTTATGCCATGTTGGTGTCTTGTTTTTGTGTGTTTATTCATTATGGATTTATTGGTAAAATGGACTTATTTGGCTTTACTTGGGAGGTTTATTTGCTAGGTTTCCTAATAGCTGTTTTTGCAACGGTAATTCCTTCATTTTTAGTGTCGTTATCAATAAAAATGATAAGTTCGTCCAACTTTGCCATTGTGGCTGGTATTGGTCCAATTTCAACCATAATATTAGCATCCATCTTTTTAAACGAGTCGCTCACTTTGCTTCAGTTTTTTGGAGCGTTAATAGTTATTGGCGGTATTGTGTTTATGTCGATAAAAAGCAGGAAAAAAGACTAA
- a CDS encoding transglutaminase-like domain-containing protein — MKFNVKSSLSYNVNGPTTFIFNIHALNTSSQTVLEENLMIDPAINHDVFTAHDGRSKFMRLKIQEPCNFSMSYSAIVDMSYKIIDESNSENLVSVVELDSYIASFLYPSRYCQSDKLMKFSFKEFGHYATVYERVLAITDWIYNNIEYTSGSTDSQTSAIDTVTERVGVCRDFAHLGIALCRALSIPARYFTGYAYQLNPPDFHACFEAYIDGDWIIFDSTKLVALNGLVKIANGRDAADSAVASIFGNAVGTSITVDCQVMDDNFQPFVYGGNQKGVSFQ, encoded by the coding sequence ATGAAATTTAATGTAAAAAGCTCCTTGTCTTATAATGTAAATGGTCCCACAACATTTATTTTTAATATTCACGCTTTAAATACATCTAGTCAAACGGTTTTAGAAGAAAACTTAATGATAGATCCTGCTATTAATCATGATGTTTTTACGGCTCATGATGGTCGATCTAAATTTATGAGATTAAAAATACAAGAACCGTGTAATTTTTCGATGTCATATTCTGCAATTGTAGACATGAGTTATAAAATTATAGATGAAAGCAACTCTGAAAATTTAGTTTCTGTTGTGGAGTTAGATAGTTACATCGCTTCCTTTTTATATCCAAGCCGTTATTGTCAATCTGATAAGTTAATGAAGTTTTCCTTTAAGGAATTCGGACACTACGCAACTGTTTACGAGAGAGTTTTAGCAATAACCGACTGGATTTACAATAATATTGAATACACTAGTGGTAGTACAGATTCTCAAACTTCGGCCATAGATACGGTTACGGAGCGTGTTGGTGTTTGCCGAGATTTTGCCCATTTAGGGATTGCACTTTGTAGAGCTTTATCAATTCCGGCAAGATATTTTACAGGTTATGCGTATCAATTAAACCCGCCTGATTTTCATGCGTGTTTTGAGGCTTATATCGATGGTGATTGGATTATATTCGATTCGACCAAATTAGTGGCTTTAAATGGACTAGTGAAAATTGCGAACGGTAGAGATGCCGCAGATTCTGCAGTGGCTAGTATCTTTGGAAACGCAGTTGGTACTTCAATTACTGTGGATTGCCAAGTTATGGACGATAATTTTCAACCTTTTGTTTATGGCGGAAATCAAAAAGGTGTTTCTTTTCAATAG
- a CDS encoding 4Fe-4S dicluster domain-containing protein, with protein sequence MAIIITDECINCGACEPECPNTAIYEGADDWRYKDGTSLDGTVVLTNGHEVDADEAQEPISDELYYIVPDKCTECKGFHDEPQCAAVCPVDCCVPDEDVVETEEELLAKQRFMHPEG encoded by the coding sequence ATGGCAATTATAATAACAGACGAGTGTATAAATTGTGGGGCTTGTGAACCTGAGTGCCCAAATACAGCAATATATGAAGGTGCCGATGACTGGCGCTATAAAGACGGTACAAGTTTAGATGGTACTGTTGTTTTAACAAACGGACATGAAGTAGACGCTGATGAGGCGCAAGAGCCAATTAGCGATGAGCTTTACTATATTGTACCAGATAAGTGTACAGAGTGTAAAGGTTTCCATGATGAGCCACAATGTGCTGCAGTTTGCCCTGTAGATTGTTGTGTGCCAGATGAAGATGTTGTAGAAACAGAAGAAGAACTTTTGGCTAAACAACGTTTTATGCATCCAGAAGGATAG
- a CDS encoding TonB-dependent receptor: protein MKKLYTLILCLGSFMFSYAQQVVKGNISDASGMPIAGVNVVEKGTTNGAISDFDGNFSISANGNSTLVFSYVGYDSKEIAVNNRSTFNVTLDDGVSLDEVMLVGSRSPKRTAIDTAVPVDVINVADIASNTGKVEVNEILQYAAPSFNASKQSGSDGADHIVPASLRGLGPDQTLVLINGKRRHQSSLVNIFGTRGRGNSGTDLNAIPANAIKRIEVLRDGASAQYGSDAIAGVINIVLKDNTDGFTGGITYGAYSTAIGDGWEAATGETLSNVEGENRLDGKSKSWDGETVKIDANYGVSLNDAGGYMNFTTEFLSRQNTLRPGFSWRQGYGSAGVDGFNFMINSALPINDNTEIYAFGGRNYRDTDAYAFSRDSFANGDNRSVPSLYPNGFTPRITSNITDVSVSVGVRHEMENGWNVDFNNTFGRNFFHYYIKDSNNASMQDLSPTDFDAGGHYLSQNTTGLDFNKYLDDVASGLSLAFGFEYRTENFGIFAGEEASYGLYDENGVIITNPALQTVATDSNNDVLSGSSQGFPGYSPDNEVDRSRTNYGIYFDTELNVSEAFMLAGALRFEQYSDFGSTFNGKLASRLKVTDNFTLRGSISTGFRAPSLAQLYYNLKFTNIVAGTSVPSLLSANNSTVTKAFGIGQLNEEKAFNASIGFTYKKGGFTATIDAYSISVDDRIILTDNFTDQTVLGPLNVDAAQFFANGVDTRTNGLDIVLGYGTSVGDEGKIQVDLIGNLNDLTIKEIHNGALNEFTFFGPFSQAYLKAAAPDYKFGLNLGYTNKKFNASVALTQFSEVTLQDFQWVDSPPTTQAEADALFPVATDVYEAALIVDLSLGYQISDKLKLSIGANNLFNTYPTPQFDGWTDQGGLADSVQMGSDGTYAFARLNFKL, encoded by the coding sequence ATGAAAAAACTTTACACGTTAATACTGTGCTTAGGGAGCTTTATGTTTTCGTATGCACAACAGGTCGTCAAAGGTAATATTTCCGATGCATCGGGAATGCCAATTGCTGGAGTAAACGTTGTGGAAAAAGGAACAACAAATGGTGCTATTTCTGATTTTGATGGAAACTTCAGTATTTCGGCAAATGGTAACTCAACACTAGTTTTTAGCTATGTTGGTTACGATTCCAAAGAAATAGCCGTAAACAACCGCTCAACATTTAATGTAACCCTAGATGATGGCGTTAGCTTAGATGAAGTGATGCTTGTAGGCTCTCGTAGTCCAAAACGAACAGCCATAGATACAGCTGTTCCGGTAGATGTTATTAATGTTGCAGATATTGCTTCTAACACTGGAAAAGTTGAAGTAAACGAAATTTTGCAATATGCAGCGCCTTCTTTCAACGCCAGTAAACAATCGGGTTCTGATGGTGCCGACCACATTGTTCCTGCATCTTTACGTGGTTTAGGTCCTGATCAAACTTTAGTTTTAATTAACGGAAAACGAAGACACCAATCGAGTTTGGTAAATATTTTTGGAACTCGTGGTAGAGGAAATTCTGGAACGGATTTAAACGCTATTCCTGCAAATGCCATTAAACGCATTGAGGTTTTAAGAGATGGTGCTTCGGCACAATACGGATCGGATGCGATTGCTGGTGTAATAAATATTGTATTAAAAGATAATACCGATGGCTTTACTGGTGGTATTACTTACGGCGCGTATAGCACAGCTATTGGTGACGGTTGGGAAGCTGCTACGGGCGAAACCTTAAGTAATGTTGAAGGTGAAAATCGTTTAGATGGTAAAAGTAAAAGTTGGGACGGAGAAACTGTAAAAATTGATGCTAATTACGGTGTATCTTTAAACGATGCCGGTGGTTACATGAATTTTACAACAGAATTTTTATCGAGACAAAACACATTGAGACCAGGTTTTTCTTGGCGTCAAGGATATGGTAGTGCTGGTGTTGATGGTTTTAACTTCATGATTAACTCGGCTTTACCTATTAATGATAATACCGAAATTTATGCTTTTGGTGGTAGAAACTATAGAGATACCGACGCTTATGCTTTTTCTAGAGATAGTTTTGCAAATGGGGATAACAGATCGGTACCTAGCTTATACCCTAACGGATTTACACCTAGAATTACCTCTAACATTACCGATGTTTCGGTTTCGGTTGGTGTAAGACATGAAATGGAAAATGGTTGGAATGTAGATTTCAATAATACCTTCGGAAGAAACTTTTTCCACTACTATATAAAGGACAGTAATAATGCGTCTATGCAAGATTTGTCACCTACAGATTTTGATGCAGGTGGACATTACTTATCTCAAAACACTACAGGTTTAGATTTTAATAAATATTTAGATGATGTTGCTTCTGGATTAAGTTTAGCTTTTGGTTTTGAATATAGAACAGAAAACTTTGGCATTTTTGCAGGTGAAGAAGCATCTTATGGGCTTTATGATGAAAATGGCGTGATAATTACAAACCCAGCTTTACAAACCGTTGCAACAGATTCTAACAACGATGTGTTATCGGGAAGTTCACAAGGTTTCCCTGGTTACAGTCCAGATAACGAAGTAGACAGAAGTAGAACAAATTATGGTATTTATTTTGATACCGAGCTTAATGTTTCCGAAGCTTTTATGCTTGCCGGAGCTTTACGATTTGAACAATACAGTGACTTCGGAAGCACCTTTAACGGAAAATTAGCGAGTAGATTGAAAGTTACTGATAACTTCACTTTAAGAGGTTCTATTTCTACAGGTTTTAGAGCACCATCTTTAGCTCAATTGTATTATAACTTAAAGTTTACCAATATTGTTGCAGGAACTTCAGTACCATCTTTACTATCAGCTAATAATAGTACAGTAACCAAAGCTTTTGGCATTGGGCAATTAAATGAAGAAAAAGCTTTTAACGCAAGTATTGGGTTTACTTATAAAAAAGGTGGCTTTACAGCAACTATTGATGCATACTCTATTTCGGTTGACGATCGTATTATTTTAACAGATAATTTTACAGACCAAACCGTTTTAGGACCTTTAAATGTAGATGCTGCACAATTTTTCGCTAATGGTGTAGATACTAGAACCAACGGTTTAGATATTGTTTTAGGTTACGGAACTAGTGTAGGTGACGAAGGTAAAATTCAAGTAGATTTAATAGGTAATTTAAATGACTTAACCATTAAAGAAATCCATAATGGTGCTCTAAATGAGTTTACATTTTTCGGACCATTTTCTCAAGCTTATTTAAAAGCTGCGGCTCCAGATTATAAATTTGGTTTAAACCTTGGATATACTAACAAGAAATTCAATGCTTCTGTAGCTTTAACTCAATTTAGCGAAGTAACACTTCAAGATTTTCAATGGGTAGATTCTCCTCCAACAACACAAGCTGAAGCAGATGCGCTTTTCCCTGTAGCTACCGATGTTTATGAAGCTGCTTTAATTGTAGATTTAAGCTTAGGTTACCAAATTTCGGATAAACTAAAGTTGAGTATTGGTGCTAATAACTTATTTAACACCTACCCGACTCCACAATTTGATGGATGGACAGATCAAGGTGGTTTAGCCGATTCTGTACAAATGGGATCTGATGGTACATATGCCTTTGCTAGATTAAACTTTAAATTATAA
- a CDS encoding acyl-CoA reductase translates to MNLQERINAFVKLGEFLSQFSNEVIQKKDNIEHNDVFFDGFKHQLKLAEEHNGWFTKENMAFALQGWADSLTPEKLNTWLNAYQFNSVTPKKVAIIMAGNIPLVGFHDFLAVLISGHQVVVKQSSNDKHLLPYLAKYLEFVEPQYKGKMTFTEEKLTDFDAVIATGSDNTARYFEYYFKGKPSIIRNNRNSVAVLTGNETEDDLKNLSEDIFRYYGLGCRNISKLYVPKGYKFDGFFQGIYHWHDIVNKAKYANNYDYNKAVYLMSEFDMLENGFFMIKEDESYASPIATLFYEYYDSEAALNEKLEADSGKIQCVVSKGFAKNEIAFGATQKPELWDYADSVDSVEFLLAI, encoded by the coding sequence ATGAATTTACAAGAAAGAATTAACGCTTTTGTAAAATTAGGAGAATTTTTAAGTCAATTTTCTAACGAAGTGATACAAAAGAAAGATAATATTGAACATAACGATGTGTTTTTCGATGGTTTTAAGCACCAACTAAAACTTGCCGAAGAACATAACGGCTGGTTTACTAAAGAAAACATGGCTTTCGCATTGCAAGGTTGGGCAGATAGTTTAACACCCGAAAAGCTAAACACATGGCTTAATGCTTATCAGTTTAATAGCGTAACACCTAAAAAAGTAGCTATTATTATGGCTGGGAATATTCCTTTAGTTGGGTTTCATGATTTTCTTGCCGTATTAATTTCAGGACATCAGGTTGTTGTAAAACAATCGAGTAACGATAAGCATCTACTACCGTATTTAGCTAAATACTTAGAATTTGTAGAACCTCAGTATAAAGGTAAAATGACCTTTACGGAAGAAAAACTTACCGATTTTGATGCCGTTATTGCTACCGGAAGCGACAATACAGCCCGCTATTTTGAATATTATTTTAAAGGAAAACCTTCTATAATAAGAAATAATAGAAATTCGGTTGCGGTTTTAACCGGAAACGAAACTGAAGATGATTTAAAAAATCTATCGGAAGATATTTTTAGGTATTATGGTCTTGGTTGTAGAAACATATCTAAACTCTATGTACCTAAAGGTTATAAATTTGACGGCTTTTTTCAAGGTATTTACCATTGGCATGATATTGTAAACAAAGCAAAATACGCCAATAATTACGATTATAACAAAGCCGTATATTTAATGAGTGAATTCGATATGTTAGAAAACGGATTCTTTATGATAAAAGAAGATGAAAGTTACGCTTCGCCTATTGCAACCCTATTTTATGAGTATTACGATTCTGAAGCGGCTTTAAATGAAAAATTAGAAGCAGATTCAGGGAAAATACAATGCGTAGTATCCAAAGGATTCGCAAAAAACGAAATCGCATTTGGAGCCACACAAAAACCAGAACTTTGGGATTATGCGGATAGTGTCGATTCTGTTGAATTTTTGTTAGCGATTTGA
- a CDS encoding thiamine diphosphokinase, translating to MNTEKVCLFLNGEQPKSIPDLENYKMVCATDGAYKFLEANNIVPNFISGDFDSIETIPDAVEVIHTPNQDFTDFDKVLQILSDKGFKTVHVFGASGKEQDHFLGNLHTALQWKAKLDLTFFDNHGYYFLADKSSEIKNCLDKTISLIPLPEATGIVTLGLQYALNNETLAFGDRIGTRNKAVEKNISITFKTGNLFLFIND from the coding sequence ATGAATACAGAAAAAGTATGTTTGTTTTTAAACGGCGAACAACCAAAGTCTATTCCTGATTTAGAAAACTATAAAATGGTTTGTGCAACAGATGGCGCCTACAAGTTTTTAGAAGCAAATAATATTGTTCCTAATTTTATTAGTGGCGATTTTGATTCTATTGAAACTATTCCGGATGCTGTTGAAGTAATCCATACGCCAAATCAAGATTTTACAGATTTTGATAAAGTTTTGCAAATCCTTTCTGATAAAGGATTTAAAACGGTTCATGTTTTTGGCGCAAGTGGGAAGGAGCAGGATCACTTTTTAGGAAACCTACACACAGCACTGCAATGGAAAGCAAAGCTCGATTTAACTTTTTTTGATAATCATGGCTATTACTTTTTAGCTGATAAATCTTCAGAAATTAAAAACTGTTTAGATAAAACGATATCATTAATTCCATTACCAGAAGCTACTGGTATTGTAACTTTAGGTTTGCAATATGCTTTAAATAATGAAACCTTGGCTTTTGGAGACCGCATAGGTACTCGCAATAAGGCTGTAGAAAAAAATATTTCGATAACTTTTAAAACGGGAAACTTGTTTTTATTTATCAACGATTAA
- a CDS encoding PepSY domain-containing protein: MTKKWMRIIHRYLGFFLIGVMIVYSLSGIVLIFRNTDFLKSETKVEKTIKPNLNGEAIGRALKIKRFRAEKTEGDLVLFKNGQYNKTTGLAEYTNKELPYVLNRMTHLHKATSAEPLFWLNVFCGVSLFFFAISSFWMFMPKTKIFKKGMYFTAFGVVLTIIMLFI, from the coding sequence ATGACAAAAAAGTGGATGCGTATAATACATCGTTATTTAGGATTTTTTTTAATCGGAGTAATGATTGTTTACTCATTAAGTGGTATTGTTTTAATTTTTAGAAATACCGACTTTTTAAAAAGTGAGACCAAAGTAGAAAAAACAATAAAACCAAATTTAAATGGTGAAGCTATTGGTCGTGCTTTAAAAATAAAACGATTTAGAGCAGAAAAGACCGAAGGCGATTTAGTTTTGTTTAAAAATGGACAGTATAATAAAACTACTGGTTTAGCTGAATACACAAATAAGGAATTGCCATATGTGCTGAATAGAATGACGCATTTACACAAAGCCACATCGGCAGAACCTTTATTTTGGTTGAATGTGTTTTGTGGTGTGTCGCTTTTCTTTTTTGCAATATCATCATTTTGGATGTTTATGCCTAAAACTAAAATCTTTAAAAAAGGCATGTATTTTACAGCTTTTGGTGTGGTATTAACCATAATTATGCTATTTATTTAA
- a CDS encoding D-2-hydroxyacid dehydrogenase yields the protein MKVLANDGVSQSGIDALEKAGYEVITTTVAQEQLINYINEKDIAVLLVRSATTVRKDLIDACPGLKIIGRGGVGMDNIDVEYAREKGLSVINTPAASSHSVAELVFGHFYGLARFLHNSNRDMPLEGDSNFKGLKKAYAKGTELKGKTLGVLGFGRIGQATAKVALGAGMKVVAFDPFLENANLELDFFDGQKVNFDIKTISKDEVLKQSDFVTLHVPAQDDYVIDEAEFKIMKDGVIIANAARGGVVNEIALVKAIESGKVAGAALDVFEKEPKPEMQLLMNSALSLTPHIGAATNQAQDRIGTELATQIISILG from the coding sequence ATGAAAGTATTAGCAAACGATGGCGTTTCTCAAAGTGGAATTGATGCCTTAGAAAAAGCAGGTTACGAAGTAATTACAACAACTGTAGCTCAAGAACAATTAATAAACTATATCAACGAAAAAGACATCGCTGTTTTATTAGTACGTAGTGCAACTACAGTACGAAAAGATTTAATCGATGCTTGCCCAGGATTAAAAATTATTGGTCGCGGTGGTGTTGGTATGGACAACATTGATGTAGAGTATGCTCGCGAAAAAGGACTTTCTGTAATTAATACACCAGCTGCTTCTTCTCACTCTGTGGCAGAATTAGTATTTGGTCACTTTTACGGTTTAGCTCGTTTTTTACATAACTCAAACCGCGATATGCCTCTAGAAGGTGATAGCAACTTTAAAGGTTTAAAGAAGGCTTATGCTAAAGGAACTGAGCTTAAAGGAAAAACTTTAGGTGTTTTAGGTTTTGGTCGTATTGGTCAAGCCACTGCAAAAGTAGCTTTAGGTGCTGGTATGAAAGTGGTTGCTTTCGATCCATTTTTAGAAAATGCTAACTTAGAGTTAGATTTCTTTGATGGTCAAAAAGTAAACTTTGATATTAAAACAATTTCTAAAGATGAAGTTTTAAAACAATCTGACTTTGTTACACTTCACGTTCCTGCTCAAGATGATTACGTTATCGACGAGGCTGAATTCAAAATAATGAAAGATGGTGTTATTATTGCTAACGCGGCACGTGGTGGCGTAGTTAACGAAATAGCACTTGTTAAAGCTATTGAAAGTGGAAAAGTAGCAGGAGCTGCATTAGATGTTTTTGAAAAAGAACCTAAACCAGAAATGCAATTACTAATGAATTCTGCGTTATCGCTTACACCGCATATTGGTGCTGCAACTAACCAAGCGCAAGATAGAATTGGTACAGAATTAGCAACTCAAATTATTTCTATTCTTGGATAA